A single window of Oncorhynchus clarkii lewisi isolate Uvic-CL-2024 chromosome 10, UVic_Ocla_1.0, whole genome shotgun sequence DNA harbors:
- the LOC139418040 gene encoding S-phase kinase-associated protein 1 → MPTIKLQSSDGEIFEVDVEIAKQSVTIKTMLEDLGMDDEGDDDPVPLPNVNAAILKKVIQWCTHHKDDPPPPEDDENKEKRTDDIPVWDQEFLKVDQGTLFELILAANYLDIKGLLDVTCKTVANMIKGKTPEEIRKTFNIKNDFTEEEEAQVRKENQWCEEK, encoded by the exons ATGCCAACAATTAAACTACAAAGTTCAGATGGAGAGATCTTTGAGGTGGATGTGGAAATAGCAAAGCAGTCTGTGACAATAAAGACAATGCTGGAAG ATTTGGGCATGGATGATGAAGGAGATGATGATCCAGTCCCCCTCCCAAATGTGAATGCGGCTATCCTCAAGAAG GTGATCCAGTGGTGCACCCACCACAAAGATGATCCCCCTCCCCCCGAGGATGACGAGAACAAGGAGAAAAGGACGGATGACATACCCGTCTGGGACCAGGAGTTCCTCAAAGTGGACCAAGGGACCCTCTTTGAACTTATTCTA GCTGCAAACTATTTAGACATCAAAGGACTGCTAGATGTCACCTGCAAGACAGTGGCCAACATGATCAAAGGAAAAACCCCAGAGGAGATCAGGAAGACGTTCAACATCAAAAATGACTtcacagaggaagaggaagccCAG
- the LOC139418041 gene encoding serine/threonine-protein phosphatase 2A catalytic subunit alpha isoform-like isoform X1 has product MDEKCFTKEIDLWIEQINDCKQLSESQVKTLCEKAKEILTKESNVQEVRCPVTVCGDVHGQFHDLMELFRIGGKSPDTNYLFMGDYVDRGYYSVETVTLLVALKVRYRERITILRGNHESRQITQVYGFYDECLRKYGNANVWKYFTDLFDYLPLTALVDTQIFCLHGGLSPSIDTLDHIRALDRLQEVPHEGPMCDLLWSDPDDRGGWGISPRGAGYTFGQDISETFNHANRLTLVSRAHQLVMEGYNWCHERNVVTIFSAPNYCYRCGNQASIMELDDTLKYSFLQFDPAPRRGEPHVTRRTPDYFL; this is encoded by the exons ATGGACGAGAAGTGTTTTACGAAGGAAATCGACTTATGGATCGAACAAATCAACGACTGCAAACAGCTGTCAGAGAGCCAAGTAAAAACGCTTTGCGAAAAG GCGAAGGAAATTTTGACCAAGGAATCCAACGTGCAGGAGGTCCGATGTCCTGTTACAGTGTGTGGAGACGTCCACGGCCAGTTCCACGACCTCATGGAGCTCTTCAGAATCGGAGGAAAGTCTCCAGACACAAACTACCTGTTCATGGGAGACTACGTTGACCGAGGCTACTACTCTGTAGAAACTGTCACACTACTTGTAGCACTTAAG GTTAGGTACCGTGAACGCATCACAATCCTTCGGGGGAACCACGAAAGCAGACAAATCACACAGGTGTACGGCTTCTATGACGAGTGCTTAAGGAAATACGGCAATGCAAATGTATGGAAATACTTCACAGACCTCTTCGATTACCTTCCTCTCACAGCCTTGGTAGATACTCAG ATATTCTGTCTTCACGGAGGCCTGTCTCCGTCCATAGACACGTTGGATCACATCCGAGCGCTGGACCGTTTGCAGGAAGTGCCACACGAG GGCCCCATGTGTGACCTGCTGTGGTCAGACCCAGATGACCGTGGGGGCTGGGGAATCTCCCCCAGGGGGGCCGGCTACACCTTTGGCCAGGATATATCCGAGACATTTAACCATGCCAACCGCCTTACCCTGGTCTCCAGAGCTCACCAGCTGGTTATGGAG GGTTACAACTGGTGCCATGAGCGAAACGTGGTAACTATATTCAGTGCACCAAATTACTGTTACCGTTGTGGTAACCAGGCATCTATCATGGAACTCGACGACACCCTGAAATACTCCTT CCTGCAGTTTGACCCTGCGCCTCGTAGAGGGGAACCCCATGTCACCCGTCGCACCCCGGACTACTTCCTGTAA
- the LOC139418041 gene encoding serine/threonine-protein phosphatase 2A catalytic subunit alpha isoform-like isoform X2 — protein MDEKCFTKEIDLWIEQINDCKQLSESQVKTLCEKAKEILTKESNVQEVRCPVTVCGDVHGQFHDLMELFRIGGKSPDTNYLFMGDYVDRGYYSVETVTLLVALKVRYRERITILRGNHESRQITQVYGFYDECLRKYGNANVWKYFTDLFDYLPLTALVDTQIFCLHGGLSPSIDTLDHIRALDRLQEVPHEGPMCDLLWSDPDDRGGWGISPRGAGYTFGQDISETFNHANRLTLVSRAHQLVMEGYNWCHERNVPAV, from the exons ATGGACGAGAAGTGTTTTACGAAGGAAATCGACTTATGGATCGAACAAATCAACGACTGCAAACAGCTGTCAGAGAGCCAAGTAAAAACGCTTTGCGAAAAG GCGAAGGAAATTTTGACCAAGGAATCCAACGTGCAGGAGGTCCGATGTCCTGTTACAGTGTGTGGAGACGTCCACGGCCAGTTCCACGACCTCATGGAGCTCTTCAGAATCGGAGGAAAGTCTCCAGACACAAACTACCTGTTCATGGGAGACTACGTTGACCGAGGCTACTACTCTGTAGAAACTGTCACACTACTTGTAGCACTTAAG GTTAGGTACCGTGAACGCATCACAATCCTTCGGGGGAACCACGAAAGCAGACAAATCACACAGGTGTACGGCTTCTATGACGAGTGCTTAAGGAAATACGGCAATGCAAATGTATGGAAATACTTCACAGACCTCTTCGATTACCTTCCTCTCACAGCCTTGGTAGATACTCAG ATATTCTGTCTTCACGGAGGCCTGTCTCCGTCCATAGACACGTTGGATCACATCCGAGCGCTGGACCGTTTGCAGGAAGTGCCACACGAG GGCCCCATGTGTGACCTGCTGTGGTCAGACCCAGATGACCGTGGGGGCTGGGGAATCTCCCCCAGGGGGGCCGGCTACACCTTTGGCCAGGATATATCCGAGACATTTAACCATGCCAACCGCCTTACCCTGGTCTCCAGAGCTCACCAGCTGGTTATGGAG GGTTACAACTGGTGCCATGAGCGAAACGTG CCTGCAGTTTGA